In one window of Festucalex cinctus isolate MCC-2025b chromosome 14, RoL_Fcin_1.0, whole genome shotgun sequence DNA:
- the prokr1b gene encoding prokineticin receptor 1b: MAESNISHLLTAPSVRKSDHYIDNYDVDYGIPPDEIPDTTQGPAFYVATIIIGVVLVCIMLVCGLGNFIFIATLMRYKKLRNLTNLLIGNLAISDFLVAVVCCPFLVDYYVVKQLSWDHGLLLCASVNYLRTVSLYVSTNALLAIAVDRYMAIVHPLKPRMKYETAYCLITGVWIIPTLISIPSAYFASETMYPHGGTTPTTHKVFCAQIWPVDQQAYYRSYFLFIFAVEFVGPVVVMAMCYTQISRELWFKNVPGVQTEQIRKRLRCRRKTVMVLIAILMAYILCWAPYYGFTILRDFHPTLISRQKNSLVVFYIIECLAMSNSMINTFCFVSVKNNTVKYLRKIVLVRWRSTYAPTRAVDELDLRTSSLPVTEEIECIHLR, translated from the exons ATGGCCGAATCAAACATCAGCCATCTGCTGACGGCTCCGTCTGTCCGCAAGTCGGATCATTACATAGACAACTACGACGTGGACTACGGCATTCCACCCGACGAGATCCCTGACACCACGCAAGGTCCGGCCTTCTACGTGGCCACCATCATCATCGGCGTGGTCCTCGTGTGCATCATGCTGGTATGCGGCTTGGGAAACTTCATTTTCATCGCTACCTTGATGCGCTACAAGAAGCTGCGCAACCTCACCAACTTACTCATCGGCAACTTGGCCATCTCGGACTTCTTGGTGGCGGTGGTGTGCTGTCCCTTCTTGGTAGATTACTATGTGGTCAAACAGCTGTCGTGGGATCACGGGTTGCTGCTGTGCGCTTCGGTCAACTATCTCCGCACCGTGTCGCTCTACGTGTCCACAAATGCCTTGCTTGCTATTGCGGTGGACAG ATACATGGCCATCGTTCATCCTTTGAAACCTCGAATGAAGTACGAaaccgcctactgcctgatAACTGGAGTCTGGATTATTCCCACGCTGATCTCAATTCCCTCAGCTTACTTCGCCTCGGAAACCATGTACCCTCACGGAGGCACCACGCCGACCACTCACAAAGTCTTCTGCGCTCAAATCTGGCCCGTGGACCAACAGGCCTACTACCGCTCCTACTTTTTGTTTATATTCGCCGTGGAGTTCGTGGGACCGGTGGTCGTCATGGCGATGTGTTACACCCAGATTTCCCGCGAGCTCTGGTTCAAGAATGTTCCTGGTGTCCAGACGGAGCAGATAAGAAAGCGGCTACGCTGTCGCCGCAAAACGGTGATGGTTCTCATCGCCATCTTAATGGCGTACATCCTGTGCTGGGCTCCGTACTACGGCTTCACCATCCTGCGGGACTTCCACCCGACGCTAATCTCTCGTCAGAAGAATTCACTGGTGGTCTTCTATATCATTGAATGCCTTGCAATGAGCAACAGCATGATCAATACTTTCTGCTTCGTCAGTGTCAAGAACAATACGGTCAAGTATCTGAGGAAGATTGTGCTGGTGCGATGGAGGTCAACTTACGCCCCCACTAGGGCTGTGGATGAACTGGATTTAAGGACTTCATCCTTGCCTGTCACAGAGGAAATTGAATGCATTCATCTGAGGTAA
- the bfsp1 gene encoding filensin, whose translation MFNTSYLRKEVRKEKYEHSDVFREEPEDSAGISAIQGWENLQELNSRFARYINRARVLEQRNAVFRKQLETLQRMEEASGLEETFKEQIEVNKQRIRELTSDRGKLERELRDACRMLDEFTSKYRNECDYQEQLRGTLEQLNKEADSALLKNLEFQIQSQFLQDDINSTRERHRKNLAEIQTFVHILQQINQTLPLASTVSVGISEEQEKMLVQSRLPALQSQLEEYKSALCQLQTQKQRLQAEAAMLEQAIRSTQESFDDEIQLYNEQIESLRKEIEEAERALERLTSECRHLAMYQTSLENELERYKRIIENEDNRLNSAIIGTPVTLFTTSYHYTHPTPASNRGRDITLAIQDITNIKPRQKIMAKKVQKKKELRDVIDNGQEDRNAGGGAPDDEVKGTSSGEIQEDNVRRTEERPVYSGVSPQDVPDGAQISKAFDTLCNIVRDRMRKYKKPEPIADFYTKGRYVLVTGEGSYPDPCFCSTTPAAGHIVVTIKDQPLGRRVPSPQPPPPPQPPQPIIGPRPAIPTPPSNIAGGKEDNKGGKGKEDGSKDKVKKEEPEPQPKDPDPVQPFSGPKDPTPAVDPSKPKKNKDDDGPSGTTPKSMPRAASTSSSSSSSTSTSSSSSSSSSSNSSSSSSSSSSSFTPEAMSYEKVVLESVEKFSNGRKLKGYEETSMVVETTIEKSSKKKH comes from the exons ATGTTCAACACCAGCTACCTGCGCAAGGAGGTGCGCAAGGAGAAGTACGAGCACTCGGATGTCTTCCGTGAAGAACCCGAGGACTCGGCGGGCATCTCGGCCATCCAGGGCTGGGAGAACCTCCAGGAGCTCAACAGCCGCTTTGCCCGCTACATCAACCGGGCCCGGGTCCTGGAGCAGCGCAACGCCGTGTTCCGTAAGCAGCTGGAGACTCTGCAACGTATGGAGGAGGCCAGCGGCCTGGAGGAGACGTTCAAGGAGCAGATCGAGGTCAACAAGCAGCGGATCCGAGAGCTCACCTCTGACCGCGGCAAGCTGGAGAGAGAGCTGAGGGACGCCTGTCGCATGCTGGATGAGTTCACCAGCAA aTATAGAAATGAATGTGATTATCAAGAGCAACTACGGGGCACACTGGAACAGCTTAACAAG GAGGCTGACAGTGCCCTGCTgaaaaatttggagtttcagaTCCAGTCACAGTTCCTGCAGGATGACATCAACTCTACCAGAGAGAGACACAGGAAG AACCTTGCAGAGATCCAGACCTTTGTACACATTTTGCAGCAAATCAACCAGACGCTTCCGCTTGCTTCCACTGTGTCAGTGGGCATCTCCGAG GAGCAGGAGAAGATGCTGGTGCAGAGCCGGTTGCCTGCCCTGCAGAGCCAGCTGGAGGAGTACAAGAGCGCCCTCTGCCAGCTGCAGACCCAAAAACAACGTCTCCAGGCAGAG GCGGCGATGTTGGAGCAAGCCATCAGGAGCACCCAGGAGAGTTTCGACGACGAGATCCAGCTGTACAACGAGCAAATCGAATCGCTGCGCAAGGAGATCGAGGAAGCCGAGAGGGCCCTGGAGAGGTTGACCAGCGAGTGTCGCCACCTGGCCATGTACCAAACATCTCTGGAGAATGAGCTGGAAAGGTACAAGAGGATCATCGAGAATGAGGACAACAG GTTGAATTCGGCAATAATCGGCACACCAGTCACCCTGTTTACCACCAGTTACCACTACACTCATCCTACCCCTGCCTCAAACAGGGGCAGAG ATATTACTCTTGCCATCCAAGATATCACCAACATAAAACCTCGCCAGAAGATCATGGCCAAGAAAGtacagaagaagaaagagcTCAGAGACGTCATTGACAACGGTCAGGAGGATCGAAACGCAGGGGGAGGGGCTCCAGACGACGAAGTGAAGGGGACGTCCTCGGGAGAAATTCAAGAGGATAACGTGAGGAGGACTGAGGAGAGACCTGTGTACTCCGGAGTGTCTCCGCAGGACGTCCCTGACGGAGCTCAGATAAGCAAGGCCTTCGACACGCTTTGTAACATCGTCAGAGATCGGATGAGGAAGTACAAGAAGCCGGAGCCCATCGCTGACTTCTACACAAAGGGTCGTTACGTACTTGTCACCGGTGAAGGAAGCTACCCGGACCCCTGCTTCTGCAGTACCACACCAGCCGCCGGACATATCGTCGTCACCATCAAAGATCAGCCTCTTGGACGACGTGTACCATCCCCTCAACCACCTCCACCACCCCAACCACCTCAGCCCATAATTGGCCCCAGACCTGCAATTCCCACCCCTCCTTCAAATATCGCAGGAGGGAAGGAAGATAACAAGGGAGGAAAGGGAAAGGAAGATGGCAGTAAAGACAAGGTCAAGAAAGAAGAACCTGAGCCTCAACCCAAAGATCCGGATCCAGTCCAGCCTTTCTCTGGCCCCAAAGATCCAACCCCAGCAGTGGATCCTTCCAAACCAAAGAAGAACAAGGATGACGATGGACCAAGCGGGACAACTCCTAAATCCATGCCCCGCGCCGCCAGCACAAGTTCCAGTTCTAGCAGCAGCACCAGCACCAGCTCTAGCTCCAGCTCCAGCTCCAGCTCCAACTCCAGCTCCAGCTCCAGTTCCAGCTCCAGCAGCTTCACTCCAGAAGCCATGAGCTACGAAAAGGTAGTACTGGAATCTGTGGAGAAGTTCTCCAACGGGCGCAAGCTTAAAGGTTACGAGGAGACTTCCATGGTGGTGGAAACCACCATCGAGAAATCCAGCAAGAAGAAACATTAG